In Cupriavidus basilensis, the following proteins share a genomic window:
- a CDS encoding glycosyltransferase family 39 protein: MRSSVTSRDTSRSTAQGVSQSAGLPTITIVLVCLFILLVWFGTLDARHLLRSDEGRYAEIAREMFSTGDWVTIRYNALKYFEKPPFHMWVTALSYTLFGVGDWQARLCVALSGMVGLVVSMLAAHRWYGLRAAFLTGLVLAAAPMWSVASHFNSLDMTLSGAMACVLAFMLLAQHPAATPAARRYWMWACWIAMGVAILTKGLVGIALPGLVLVIYTLISRDFGLWRRLHLITGTALMLIVTVPWFWLVSERNPEFLNFFFIHEHWQRYTSTVHSRKGPLWYFVPLLVAGFIPWLGLAPRMWQVVRGEGAAARVAPARPFQPALLLAVWAIAIFVFFSLSGSKLPGYIVPIFPALGMLAAVALQHIDERSWKRQLNGMLVISAIGLLASPVVATLNSDNTPNELYRLFAVWVGAAFVLMLGAVFLARKLLASKGLMVSITVYSLGLFTSFTVALLGHEVMGRQTSGVDMVPAINAVLTDDMPIYGVRMLDHTLPYYLRRTTIMVEWPDELEFGTKQEPQKWLPTLDAFIAKWQDGQHAVGIMSAATYKILQESKVPMYKIGQDKRRVAVTNFPPPGQAPAAPQQEPNRAP; the protein is encoded by the coding sequence ATGCGTAGTTCCGTGACCTCGCGAGACACCTCGCGAAGCACCGCACAAGGTGTTTCGCAATCTGCCGGCTTGCCCACGATCACCATCGTCCTGGTTTGCCTGTTTATTCTCCTGGTCTGGTTCGGCACGCTCGACGCTCGCCACCTGCTGCGCTCCGATGAAGGCCGCTACGCCGAGATCGCCCGTGAGATGTTCTCCACCGGTGACTGGGTAACCATCCGCTACAACGCACTCAAGTACTTCGAGAAGCCGCCTTTCCATATGTGGGTGACAGCGCTGTCGTATACCTTGTTCGGCGTGGGCGACTGGCAAGCCCGGCTATGCGTGGCGCTGTCCGGCATGGTCGGCCTCGTGGTCTCGATGCTCGCCGCCCACCGCTGGTATGGCTTGCGGGCCGCCTTCCTGACCGGGCTGGTGCTGGCCGCCGCGCCGATGTGGAGCGTGGCCTCGCACTTCAACTCGCTGGACATGACGCTTTCCGGCGCCATGGCCTGCGTGCTGGCCTTCATGTTGCTCGCGCAGCACCCCGCTGCTACGCCAGCCGCGCGGCGCTACTGGATGTGGGCCTGCTGGATAGCCATGGGCGTGGCGATCCTGACCAAAGGGCTGGTAGGCATTGCCCTGCCCGGCCTCGTGCTGGTCATCTACACCCTGATCTCGCGGGATTTCGGCCTGTGGCGGCGCCTGCACCTGATCACCGGCACCGCACTGATGCTGATCGTCACGGTGCCCTGGTTCTGGCTGGTGTCGGAGCGCAACCCCGAATTCCTGAATTTCTTCTTTATCCACGAGCACTGGCAGCGCTATACCTCGACGGTACACTCGCGCAAGGGCCCGCTGTGGTACTTCGTGCCGTTGCTGGTGGCGGGCTTCATCCCCTGGCTGGGCCTGGCGCCGCGCATGTGGCAAGTGGTCCGTGGCGAAGGCGCGGCGGCACGCGTGGCGCCGGCGCGGCCATTCCAGCCGGCGCTGTTGCTGGCCGTGTGGGCCATTGCCATCTTTGTCTTCTTCAGCCTGTCCGGCTCGAAGCTGCCCGGCTATATCGTGCCGATCTTCCCGGCGCTTGGCATGCTGGCTGCCGTGGCGCTGCAGCACATCGATGAGCGCAGCTGGAAGCGGCAGCTCAACGGCATGCTGGTCATTTCGGCAATCGGCTTGCTGGCCAGCCCGGTGGTGGCCACGCTGAATTCCGACAACACGCCCAACGAGCTGTACCGCTTGTTCGCGGTCTGGGTCGGCGCCGCCTTCGTGCTGATGCTCGGCGCCGTGTTCCTCGCGCGCAAGCTGCTGGCGAGCAAGGGCCTGATGGTCAGCATCACCGTTTACTCGCTCGGCTTGTTCACCAGCTTCACAGTGGCGCTGCTGGGCCACGAGGTCATGGGGCGGCAGACTTCGGGCGTGGACATGGTGCCCGCCATTAACGCCGTGCTGACGGACGACATGCCGATTTACGGCGTGCGCATGCTGGACCACACGCTGCCGTACTACCTGCGCCGCACCACCATCATGGTGGAATGGCCGGACGAGCTCGAGTTCGGCACCAAGCAGGAGCCGCAGAAATGGCTCCCCACCCTGGATGCCTTTATTGCAAAATGGCAGGATGGCCAGCACGCCGTGGGCATCATGTCGGCTGCCACCTACAAGATACTGCAAGAGAGCAAGGTGCCGATGTACAAGATCGGGCAAGACAAGCGCCGCGTCGCGGTCACCAACTTCCCGCCTCCCGGCCAGGCACCGGCGGCCCCGCAGCAAGAACCGAACCGCGCGCCATGA
- a CDS encoding polysaccharide deacetylase family protein, which translates to MARIALKVDVDTLRGTREGVPALLAMLARVRAEATFLFSLGPDHTGWALRRVFRPGFLKKVSRTSVVSNYGLRTLMYGVLLPGPDIGRKGAAEMRAARAAGHECGIHTWDHVYWQDNVRERDAAWTRRQMQSAFDRYVEIFGEAPPTHGAAGWQMNDEAFRQIDDWGMVYASDGRGTGPYIPTVDGVACRHVQMPTTLPTLDELIGVGDLTEDNVHHAVLRLSEDGRDHVFTLHTELEGGKLAPVFNRLLDGWRAQGHELVSMATLYRHIDRSALPELPVTWGAIEGRSGELILQP; encoded by the coding sequence ATGGCCCGTATCGCCCTGAAGGTCGACGTCGACACGCTGCGCGGCACCCGCGAAGGCGTGCCGGCGCTGCTCGCCATGCTGGCCCGCGTGCGGGCCGAGGCCACCTTTCTGTTCAGCCTTGGCCCCGACCATACCGGCTGGGCGCTGCGGCGCGTGTTTCGTCCCGGCTTCCTGAAGAAGGTGTCGCGTACGTCGGTGGTGTCGAACTATGGCTTGCGCACGCTGATGTACGGCGTGCTGCTGCCCGGTCCCGATATCGGCCGCAAGGGCGCGGCCGAGATGCGCGCGGCGCGCGCGGCAGGGCACGAATGCGGCATCCACACCTGGGATCACGTCTACTGGCAGGACAACGTGCGCGAGCGCGATGCGGCCTGGACCCGGCGCCAGATGCAAAGTGCATTCGACCGCTACGTCGAGATATTCGGCGAAGCACCGCCCACCCATGGCGCGGCCGGTTGGCAAATGAACGATGAGGCCTTCCGCCAGATCGACGACTGGGGCATGGTGTACGCGTCCGATGGCCGCGGCACCGGTCCGTATATCCCCACGGTCGATGGTGTGGCATGCCGCCACGTGCAGATGCCGACCACGCTGCCGACGCTGGACGAACTGATCGGCGTGGGCGACCTGACGGAAGACAACGTCCACCACGCCGTGCTGCGCCTGAGCGAAGACGGGCGCGACCACGTGTTCACCCTGCACACCGAACTCGAGGGCGGCAAGCTTGCGCCGGTGTTCAACCGCCTGCTGGATGGCTGGCGCGCGCAGGGGCATGAACTGGTGTCGATGGCCACGCTCTACCGGCATATCGATCGCAGCGCCCTGCCGGAACTGCCGGTGACGTGGGGCGCGATCGAGGGAAGAAGTGGCGAGCTGATCCTGCAGCCGTAG
- a CDS encoding DegT/DnrJ/EryC1/StrS family aminotransferase, protein MTASAAQAFLPFVKPNIDAAAIAEVGKVLASGWITSGPKMHAFEAALSELFGGRPVRTFANGSATMEIALRVANIGPGDEVITTPITWVATANVVITVGAKPVFVDIDPRTRNIDLDAVEAAITPRTRAIMPVYLSGLPVDMDRLYAIAKKHNLRVIEDAAQAIDSRWRGQRIGAFGDLVSFSFQANKNITSVEGGCLVMNSPEEAERAERLRLQGVIRTGMDGMDVEEPGGKFNLTDVNAAIGLSQLAQLDAITARRAELAEAYYRCAADSGLADLGIELPLPRDGELATTNWHMFQVVLPAERIEGGRTAVMEAMREQGVGTGVHYPAVHLFSYYRSLGWREGMLPHAERIGRSIVTLPMFPAMQAADVERVCATLSETCKRLFK, encoded by the coding sequence ATGACCGCTTCCGCTGCGCAAGCCTTCCTGCCCTTCGTCAAGCCGAATATTGACGCCGCCGCCATCGCCGAGGTAGGCAAGGTGCTGGCCTCGGGCTGGATCACCTCCGGCCCCAAGATGCACGCCTTCGAGGCTGCCCTGTCCGAACTGTTCGGGGGCCGCCCCGTGCGCACCTTCGCCAATGGCTCGGCGACGATGGAAATCGCGCTGCGCGTGGCCAATATCGGCCCCGGCGACGAAGTCATCACCACCCCGATCACCTGGGTTGCCACGGCCAATGTCGTGATCACGGTGGGCGCCAAGCCCGTCTTCGTCGATATCGACCCGCGCACGCGCAATATCGACCTCGACGCCGTTGAAGCTGCCATCACGCCCCGTACCCGCGCCATCATGCCGGTCTACCTGTCGGGCCTGCCGGTGGATATGGACCGCCTCTACGCCATCGCGAAGAAGCACAACCTGCGTGTGATCGAGGATGCCGCGCAGGCCATCGACTCGCGCTGGCGCGGCCAGCGCATCGGTGCCTTCGGCGACCTGGTCAGCTTCAGCTTCCAGGCCAACAAGAACATCACCAGCGTCGAAGGCGGCTGCCTGGTGATGAACTCGCCCGAAGAAGCCGAACGTGCCGAACGCCTGCGCCTGCAAGGCGTGATCCGTACCGGCATGGACGGGATGGATGTGGAAGAGCCCGGCGGCAAATTCAACCTCACCGATGTCAACGCCGCCATCGGCCTGTCGCAACTGGCGCAACTTGACGCCATCACGGCACGCCGCGCCGAACTGGCCGAGGCGTACTACCGCTGCGCCGCCGACAGCGGCCTGGCCGACCTCGGCATCGAGCTGCCGCTGCCGCGTGACGGCGAGCTGGCCACCACCAACTGGCATATGTTCCAGGTGGTGCTGCCGGCCGAACGCATCGAAGGCGGGCGCACCGCGGTGATGGAGGCCATGCGCGAGCAAGGCGTCGGCACCGGCGTGCATTATCCCGCCGTGCACCTGTTTTCTTATTACCGCTCCCTGGGCTGGCGCGAAGGCATGCTGCCGCACGCCGAGCGCATCGGAAGGAGCATCGTCACGCTGCCGATGTTCCCCGCCATGCAAGCCGCCGACGTGGAGCGGGTATGCGCAACTCTTAGCGAAACATGCAAACGCCTCTTCAAATGA
- a CDS encoding DMT family transporter, with product MTLSTFAFIFTGVLLNACAQLLLKAGTNAVGAITIERATLFATAFRVLTQWPVLAGLTLYVVSVGVWIVGLSRVDVSIAYPMLSLGYVVNALAAWWLFGEMIGPLRVAGILLILAGVFLIARS from the coding sequence ATGACGCTCTCTACCTTCGCTTTTATCTTTACCGGCGTGCTGCTCAATGCGTGCGCGCAGCTGCTGCTCAAAGCCGGCACCAACGCCGTGGGCGCCATCACCATCGAGCGCGCGACGCTGTTTGCCACGGCGTTTCGGGTGCTGACGCAGTGGCCGGTACTGGCTGGCCTGACACTGTATGTAGTCAGCGTCGGCGTGTGGATCGTCGGGCTGTCGCGGGTCGATGTATCGATCGCTTACCCGATGCTGTCGCTCGGTTATGTGGTGAACGCCCTGGCAGCCTGGTGGCTGTTCGGTGAAATGATCGGCCCCCTGCGCGTAGCCGGCATCCTGCTGATCCTCGCCGGCGTGTTTCTCATCGCGCGTTCCTGA
- a CDS encoding bifunctional UDP-4-keto-pentose/UDP-xylose synthase, with protein sequence MKKVLILGVNGFIGHHLTRRILETTSWEVYGMDMSSDRLGDLIDHPRMHFFEGDITINKEWIEYNIRKCDVVLPLVAIATPATYVRQPLRVFELDFEANLPIVRAAVKYGKHLVFPSTSEVYGMCHDDEFDPETSELICGPINKPRWIYACSKQLMDRVIHAYGMEQGLNYTLFRPFNWIGAGLDSIFESKEGSSRVVTQFLGHIVRGEPIKLVDGGAQKRAFADVTDGISALMRIIENPNGIATGKIYNIGNPRNIHSVRELAEMMLKMAGDYAEYAEEAKKTQIVETSSGDFYGKGYQDVQNRVPKIDNTVEELGWKPEVSMEDALRAIFEAYRSKVIEARTLVDSAN encoded by the coding sequence ATGAAAAAGGTCCTGATTCTTGGCGTCAACGGCTTCATCGGCCACCACCTGACGCGCCGCATTCTCGAAACCACGTCGTGGGAAGTCTACGGCATGGACATGTCCAGCGATCGCCTTGGCGACCTGATCGACCATCCGCGCATGCACTTCTTTGAAGGTGACATCACCATCAACAAGGAGTGGATTGAGTACAACATCCGCAAGTGCGACGTGGTGCTGCCGCTGGTGGCCATCGCCACGCCCGCCACCTACGTGCGCCAGCCGCTGCGCGTGTTCGAACTCGACTTCGAAGCCAACCTGCCGATCGTGCGCGCCGCCGTGAAGTACGGCAAGCACCTGGTGTTCCCGTCCACCTCCGAGGTGTACGGCATGTGCCATGACGACGAGTTCGATCCCGAGACGTCCGAGCTGATCTGCGGCCCGATCAACAAGCCGCGCTGGATCTATGCCTGCTCCAAGCAGCTGATGGACCGCGTGATCCACGCCTACGGCATGGAGCAAGGCCTGAACTACACCCTGTTCCGCCCGTTCAACTGGATCGGCGCCGGCCTGGACTCGATCTTCGAATCGAAGGAAGGCTCCTCGCGCGTGGTCACCCAGTTCCTCGGCCACATCGTGCGCGGCGAGCCGATCAAGCTGGTGGACGGCGGCGCGCAAAAGCGTGCCTTTGCCGACGTCACCGACGGCATCAGCGCACTGATGCGCATCATCGAGAACCCGAACGGCATCGCCACCGGCAAGATCTACAACATCGGCAACCCGCGCAACATCCACTCCGTGCGCGAGCTGGCCGAGATGATGCTGAAGATGGCCGGCGACTACGCTGAGTACGCGGAAGAAGCCAAGAAGACCCAGATCGTGGAAACCTCCTCGGGCGACTTCTACGGCAAGGGCTACCAGGACGTGCAGAACCGCGTGCCGAAGATCGACAACACCGTGGAAGAGCTCGGCTGGAAGCCCGAGGTCAGCATGGAAGACGCACTGCGCGCCATCTTCGAGGCTTACCGCAGCAAGGTGATCGAGGCGCGCACCCTGGTCGATTCGGCCAACTGA
- a CDS encoding formyltransferase, whose amino-acid sequence MRAVVFAYHNVGDRCLRVLHARGVEVALVVTHRDRPDENIWFRRVADTAAELGLPVTYGEDPADPALAAAVAAARPDVIFSFYYRAMIPAAVLALAPQGAFNMHGSLLPKYRGRVPVNWAVLHGESETGATLHAMEAKPDAGFIVDQTSVPILPDDTAGEVFEKVTVAAEQTLWRALPAMMAGNITPLPNRLAEGSYFSGRKPEDGRIDWQQPAAQVYNLIRAVAPPYPGAFTDAGSRRFVVARARLPHAGSAAAATQLQSTSAARPGLHVIDGQIVGVCGDGGLILVRELLDDGAQPAPVSAAALSTFLTALSKEENR is encoded by the coding sequence GTGCGCGCAGTAGTCTTCGCTTATCACAACGTCGGCGACCGCTGCCTGCGCGTGCTGCACGCGCGTGGCGTGGAAGTGGCGCTGGTTGTCACGCACCGCGACCGCCCGGATGAAAACATCTGGTTCCGCCGCGTTGCCGATACCGCCGCCGAACTCGGCTTGCCCGTCACCTACGGCGAAGACCCGGCCGATCCGGCGCTGGCCGCCGCGGTGGCCGCGGCGCGCCCCGACGTGATCTTCTCTTTCTACTACCGCGCGATGATTCCCGCGGCAGTGCTGGCGCTGGCGCCGCAAGGCGCGTTCAATATGCACGGCTCCCTGCTGCCCAAGTATCGCGGCCGCGTGCCGGTGAACTGGGCGGTGCTGCATGGAGAGAGCGAGACCGGCGCCACGCTGCATGCGATGGAAGCCAAGCCGGATGCCGGCTTCATCGTCGACCAGACGTCAGTGCCGATCCTGCCCGACGACACCGCCGGCGAGGTCTTCGAGAAAGTGACCGTGGCCGCCGAGCAAACGCTGTGGCGCGCCCTGCCCGCCATGATGGCCGGCAACATCACGCCGCTGCCCAACCGCCTTGCCGAAGGCAGCTACTTCTCCGGGCGCAAGCCGGAGGACGGCCGCATCGACTGGCAGCAGCCGGCCGCGCAGGTCTACAACCTGATCCGCGCGGTCGCACCGCCCTATCCCGGCGCCTTCACCGATGCCGGCTCGCGCCGCTTCGTGGTGGCGCGGGCGCGCCTGCCGCATGCCGGCAGCGCAGCCGCAGCAACCCAATTGCAGTCCACCAGCGCCGCCCGCCCGGGCTTGCACGTGATCGACGGGCAGATCGTCGGCGTGTGCGGCGATGGCGGCCTGATCCTTGTACGCGAACTGCTGGACGATGGCGCCCAACCCGCGCCCGTCTCGGCTGCCGCGCTTTCCACATTTCTTACCGCATTGTCCAAAGAGGAAAACCGATGA
- a CDS encoding glycosyltransferase, whose protein sequence is MQTPLQMSPVEVSVVIPVYNEEDGLQALFDRLYPAMDGLGCNYEIIFVNDGSRDRSAQILASQFHKRPDTTRVVLFNGNFGQHMAILAGFEHTRGQIVITLDADLQNPPEEIPRLVATMREGHDYVGTIRRERNDTAFRRIASRAMNRLRERITRIKMTDQGCMLRAYDRNVVDTINACREVNTFIPALAYTFSSNPVEIVVEHEERHAGESKYSLFQLIRLNFDLVTGFSIVPLQWFSAIGTLLSLASAGLVAVLLVRRFVLGAEVQGVFTLLAFNFFLVGIMLFGIGLLGEYIGRIYQEVRNRPRYRIQAVLEGTPEQQKATEVSCAQ, encoded by the coding sequence ATGCAAACGCCTCTTCAAATGAGCCCTGTCGAAGTCTCCGTCGTCATTCCCGTCTATAACGAGGAAGATGGCCTGCAAGCCCTGTTCGACCGGCTCTACCCGGCGATGGACGGGCTCGGCTGCAACTACGAGATCATCTTCGTCAACGACGGCAGTCGCGACCGTTCGGCACAGATCCTGGCCAGCCAGTTTCACAAGCGCCCGGACACGACGCGCGTCGTGCTGTTCAACGGCAACTTTGGCCAGCATATGGCCATCCTGGCCGGCTTCGAGCACACCCGCGGCCAGATCGTGATCACGCTGGACGCCGACCTGCAAAACCCGCCGGAGGAAATCCCCCGGCTGGTGGCAACCATGCGCGAAGGCCATGACTACGTTGGCACCATCCGCCGCGAGCGCAACGACACGGCGTTCCGCCGCATTGCGTCCCGGGCCATGAACCGCCTGCGCGAGCGCATCACGCGCATCAAGATGACCGACCAGGGCTGCATGCTGCGTGCCTACGACCGCAATGTCGTCGACACCATCAATGCCTGCCGTGAGGTCAATACCTTTATCCCCGCGCTGGCCTATACCTTCTCCTCCAACCCGGTGGAGATCGTGGTCGAGCACGAGGAGCGCCACGCCGGCGAATCCAAGTATTCGCTGTTCCAGCTCATCCGGCTGAACTTCGACCTGGTAACCGGCTTCTCCATCGTGCCGCTGCAGTGGTTCTCCGCCATCGGCACCTTGCTGTCGCTGGCATCGGCGGGCCTGGTGGCGGTGCTGCTGGTTCGGCGCTTCGTGCTTGGCGCGGAAGTGCAGGGTGTGTTCACCCTGCTCGCCTTCAACTTCTTCCTGGTTGGCATCATGCTGTTCGGCATCGGCCTGCTGGGCGAGTACATCGGCCGCATCTACCAGGAAGTGCGCAACCGTCCGCGCTATCGCATCCAGGCGGTGCTGGAAGGCACGCCAGAACAGCAAAAGGCGACGGAGGTCTCGTGCGCGCAGTAG
- a CDS encoding HdeD family acid-resistance protein — MLQYYAKLWWVVALRGILAVLFGICAFFAPIATLAALVLMFGAFAAADGVSALLMAISGNRRAASDRGILALQGLLGLGVGLLTWFSPVVTAFSLLLYIAAWTLATGVLQFVAAIRLRKDIPNEWWLILAGMVSIVFAVLLLWHPLAGALAVLWMIGAWAVVCGILLIGASLRLRRARTMTVESLLS; from the coding sequence ATGCTTCAGTATTACGCCAAGCTTTGGTGGGTTGTGGCCTTGCGCGGCATTCTCGCTGTTCTTTTCGGAATTTGTGCATTTTTCGCACCCATTGCCACACTGGCTGCACTCGTGCTCATGTTTGGCGCCTTTGCCGCCGCCGACGGCGTCAGCGCGCTACTGATGGCCATCTCGGGCAACCGGCGCGCGGCTAGCGACCGCGGCATCCTTGCACTGCAGGGCCTGCTTGGCCTGGGTGTGGGCCTGCTGACCTGGTTCAGCCCCGTGGTCACCGCGTTTTCCCTGCTGTTATATATCGCCGCCTGGACGCTTGCCACAGGCGTGCTGCAATTTGTCGCGGCAATCCGCCTGCGCAAGGACATTCCCAATGAATGGTGGCTGATCCTGGCCGGGATGGTGAGCATCGTGTTCGCCGTCCTGCTGCTGTGGCACCCCCTTGCCGGCGCGCTGGCGGTGCTGTGGATGATCGGAGCATGGGCGGTGGTGTGCGGCATTCTGCTAATCGGCGCCTCACTGCGCTTGCGGCGCGCAAGAACAATGACTGTTGAATCACTTTTAAGTTAA